One genomic window of Desulfuromonas sp. AOP6 includes the following:
- the xthA gene encoding exodeoxyribonuclease III: MKLVSFNVNGLRSRLHQLEALVRTHDPDIIGLQETKVQDVDFPLTAIEALGYQAAFHGQKTHYGVALLSKRAPLRVQLGFPEDGDEAQKRFISGWFALSDGQTLQVINGYFPQGESRDHPVKFPAKERFYADLRHYLQTSCDPLAPLAVMGDFNIAPVDLDIGIGSDNAKRWLRTGKTSFLPEERAWFQALQDWGLHDSFREQHADTADRFSWFDYRSRGFEAEPKRGLRIDHVLLTAPLMECCRHSGIDYEIRGMEKPSDHCPVWVECALD; the protein is encoded by the coding sequence ATGAAACTGGTCTCTTTCAACGTCAACGGTCTGCGCTCGCGTCTGCACCAGCTCGAAGCGCTGGTCAGGACGCACGATCCCGATATTATCGGTCTGCAGGAGACCAAGGTGCAGGATGTGGATTTTCCGCTGACGGCCATCGAGGCCCTCGGTTACCAGGCCGCTTTTCACGGTCAGAAGACCCACTACGGTGTGGCCCTGCTGTCCAAGCGCGCGCCTCTCAGGGTGCAGCTCGGTTTCCCCGAGGATGGTGACGAGGCCCAGAAACGCTTTATCAGCGGCTGGTTCGCCCTGTCGGATGGGCAGACCCTGCAGGTCATCAACGGCTACTTTCCGCAGGGAGAAAGCCGCGACCACCCGGTGAAGTTTCCGGCCAAAGAGCGCTTTTACGCCGACCTGCGCCACTATCTGCAGACGTCCTGCGACCCGCTGGCTCCCCTGGCCGTCATGGGGGATTTCAATATCGCCCCCGTCGATTTGGATATCGGCATCGGCTCAGACAACGCCAAGCGCTGGCTGCGCACGGGCAAAACTAGCTTTCTGCCGGAAGAGCGGGCCTGGTTTCAGGCCCTGCAGGACTGGGGTCTGCACGACAGCTTCCGTGAGCAGCATGCTGATACCGCCGACCGCTTCAGCTGGTTCGACTACCGCAGCCGTGGCTTCGAAGCGGAGCCGAAACGCGGCCTGCGCATTGATCATGTCCTGCTGACGGCGCCGCTGATGGAGTGCTGTCGGCACAGCGGCATCGACTACGAGATCCGGGGTATGGAAAAACCCTCGGATCATTGCCCGGTGTGGGTCGAATGCGCACTGGACTGA
- a CDS encoding DNA ligase: MRTGLRGCGLALLAAALLSLLPLTAGAGTEFMQAQVDSGQVDVSGWLMSEKLDGVRAHWDGQTLRSKNGYRLTPPADFLSGWPPFALEGELWGGRGSFTETAAVVQRAQDDAGWRQLRFAIFDVPDGGGPFIERLQRAQQWFAHQPAPHAFVIPQVPVRDREHLRQELARVEAAGGEGLMVRRPEAPYTSGRSAEILKVKSWQDAEAVVVAHLPGKGRHRGRLGALLVEIPDGIRFRLGTGFTDAERNEPPPVGALITFKFQGFFPSGIPRFPSYLRLRQDGNL, translated from the coding sequence ATGCGCACTGGACTGAGGGGGTGCGGGCTCGCTCTGCTGGCGGCGGCGTTGCTGTCCCTGCTGCCGCTGACCGCCGGTGCCGGCACAGAATTCATGCAGGCACAGGTCGACAGCGGGCAGGTCGATGTCAGCGGCTGGCTGATGAGCGAAAAGCTCGATGGCGTGCGGGCCCACTGGGATGGCCAGACTCTGCGCTCCAAAAACGGCTATCGCCTGACGCCGCCCGCCGATTTTCTGAGCGGCTGGCCGCCCTTTGCCCTGGAAGGGGAACTTTGGGGCGGTCGGGGATCTTTTACGGAGACGGCGGCCGTGGTGCAGAGAGCCCAGGATGACGCGGGCTGGCGGCAGCTGCGTTTCGCCATTTTCGATGTTCCCGATGGTGGTGGCCCCTTTATCGAGCGCCTGCAGCGGGCTCAGCAGTGGTTTGCCCATCAGCCGGCGCCCCACGCCTTTGTCATCCCCCAGGTTCCCGTGCGGGACCGTGAGCACCTGCGCCAGGAGTTGGCCCGGGTGGAAGCGGCCGGTGGCGAAGGCCTGATGGTGCGCCGCCCCGAGGCGCCTTACACCAGCGGACGCAGCGCCGAGATTCTCAAGGTGAAGAGCTGGCAGGATGCCGAAGCCGTGGTCGTCGCCCACCTGCCAGGTAAGGGCCGCCATCGCGGTCGGCTGGGGGCGCTGCTGGTCGAAATACCGGACGGTATTCGCTTCCGCCTCGGCACGGGCTTTACGGACGCCGAACGCAACGAGCCCCCGCCGGTCGGCGCGTTGATAACCTTCAAATTTCAGGGATTCTTTCCATCAGGCATCCCGCGCTTCCCCTCCTACCTGCGCCTGCGCCAGGATGGGAATCTGTAG